In Cutaneotrichosporon cavernicola HIS019 DNA, chromosome: 1, one DNA window encodes the following:
- the SEC14 gene encoding uncharacterized protein (SEC14 cytosolic factor), which yields MSAAAPAAAAPPKDFLSGHPGHLDEHQTEILAQFRKELVEEGLIPADMEKAKNEVVGYDRYDDKTLLRFLRARKFDLVKAKLMWEINEKWRKEFGTDEIAKNGFPYPEAIEVDKYYPQFYHKTDKDGRPVYIEQMGKLDITALYKATTQDRQLHHLVDEYEQFLGKRLSACSEEAGHLIETSCTILDLKNAGISTFYKVKDYVSAASTIGQNYYPETMGFMFIINAPYLFSTAWSIIKPWLDEATQRKIHILGRNYKAELLQYIPAENLPVDLGGTCQCPGGCSLSNAGPWNKTLATA from the exons ATGTCT GCTGccgcccccgccgccgctgctccTCCTAAGGACTTCCTCTCGGGCCACCCCGGTCACCT CGATGAGCACCAGACCGAGATCCTCGCCCAATTCCGTaaggagctcgtcgaggagggcctgATTCCCGCCGACATGGAGAAGGCGAAGAACGAGGTCGTCGGATACGACCGTTACGACGACAAGACGCTTCTCCGCTTCCTCCGCGCACGCAAGTTTGACCttgtcaaggccaagctcatgTGGGAGATTAACGAGAAGTGGCGCAAGGAGTTCGGTACCGACGAGATTGCCAA gAACGGCTTCCCATACCCCGAGgccatcgaggtcgacaagTACTACCCACAGTTCTACCACAAGACGGACAAGGACGGACGGCCAGTCTATATCGAGCAGATGGGCAAGCTCGACATCACTGCGCTCTACAAGGCCACCACCCAGGACCGTCAGCTGCACCACTTGGTGGACGAATACGAGCAGTTCCTCGGCAAGCGTCTTTCCGCGTGCTCGGAGGAGGCCGGCCACCTCATTGAGACGTCGTGCACCAttctcgacctcaagaATGCTGGTATCTCGACCTTCTACAAGG TCAAAGACTACGTGTCGGCCGCATCGACAATTGGCCAGAACTACTACCCCGAGACCATGGGTTTCATGTTCATCATCAACGCTCCTTACCTCTTCTCCACAGCCTGGTCTATTATCAAGCCGTGGCTCGACGAGGCAACGCAGCGCAAGATTCACATCCTCGGCAGGAACTacaaggccgagctgctgcaGTACATTCCGGCCGAGAACCTCCCGGTCGACCTTGGAGGTACCTGCCAGTGCCCTGGCGGGTGCTCGCTGTCCAACGCTGGACCGTGGAACAAGACTCTGGCGACGGCTTAG